From a region of the Mauremys mutica isolate MM-2020 ecotype Southern chromosome 12, ASM2049712v1, whole genome shotgun sequence genome:
- the LOC123345151 gene encoding olfactory receptor 11A1-like, with product MADRDWRNQTAVTEFILLGFGDLPELKVLLFLMFLVIYMATVAGNTLTVVLVVTDQQLHTPMYFFLGNLSCLETCYTSTILPRMLASFLTGDKTISFSGCFTQFFIFGSLACTECYLLAAMSYDRYLAICKPLHYSTLMNTRFCLQLTAGSWLNGCLVTVIFVLLLSQLTFCGPNEIDHFYCDALPFMELSCSDTHWLVFFHFSLSCVFTLPPFLLTLTSYVCIIASILSIPSTTGRQKAFSTCSSHLIVVTIYYGTLMIVYVLPKHNTLSLLNKVLSLSYTVMTPLVNPLIYSLKNREVKDALSKAVSKYVDFTKTC from the coding sequence atggcagacagagactggAGAAATCAAACAGCTgtcacagaattcatcctcctaGGATTTGGGGATCTCCCTGAACTGAAAGTTCTTCTCTTCCTGAtgttcctagtgatctacatGGCAACCGTTGCTGGGAACACCCTCACCGTGGTGCTCGTTGTGACTGATCAGcagcttcacacccccatgtacttcttcctgggcaacttgtcctgcttggagacctgctacacctcaaCCATCCTGCCCCGGATGCTGGCCAGTTTCCTGACTGGGGACAAAACCATCTCATTCAGTGGCTGCTTCACACAATTTTTTATCTTTGGTTCTCTGGCATGTACAGAATGCTATCTCCTAGCAgcaatgtcttatgatcggtatttagcaatatgtaaacccctgcactATTCAACTCTTATGAATACCAGGTTTTGCCTCCAGTTGACTGCTGGGTCATGGTTAAATGGTTGTTTGGTTACTGTCATCTTTGTCTTACTCCTATCACAGTTAACTTTCTGTGGCccaaatgaaattgaccatttctattgTGATGCCCTCCCTTTTATGGagctctcctgcagtgacacacaCTGGTTAGTATTCTTCCATTTCAGCCTATCCTGTGTATTCACCCTGCCTCCATTCCTACTAACCCTGACATCCTATGTGTGTATCATTGCCAGCATCCTGAGTATCCCTTCCACCACTGGGagacaaaaggccttttccacctgctcctcccatctCATTGTGGTGACAATTTACTATGGAACCCTAATGATTGTCTATGTGCTTCCGAAACACAATACATTAAGCCTCCTGAACAAAGTGCTCTCTCTTTCCTACACAGTCATGACTCCCCTGGTaaatcccctcatctacagcctgaaaaaCAGAGAGGTTAAGGATGCCTTGAGCAAAGCAGTCAGTAAATATGTGGATTTCACAAAAACATGCTGA